A genomic stretch from Sphingobacterium sp. ML3W includes:
- a CDS encoding phosphatidylserine decarboxylase family protein, protein MKFHKEGYTTLAIAVLFIFIINAVADYYDAPQFVKWFIYALSAFLFITVVQFFRSPKKVVIPQDGTILCPADGKVVVIEETEENEYFHDRRIQVSIFMSPINVHVNRNPISGLVTFFKYHPGKFLVAWHPKSSTDNERTTVVVKDNAGREVLFRQIAGALARRIVWYVKENDQVVQGNEFGFIKFGSRVDLFLPLGTEINVNIGDKVTGAKTVIGKF, encoded by the coding sequence ATGAAATTCCATAAAGAAGGATATACCACATTAGCGATTGCTGTACTTTTTATCTTTATCATCAATGCTGTTGCGGATTATTATGATGCACCGCAGTTTGTAAAATGGTTTATTTATGCCCTTTCAGCATTCCTATTCATTACAGTTGTCCAGTTTTTTAGGAGTCCTAAGAAAGTAGTGATTCCACAAGATGGCACGATCTTATGTCCTGCTGACGGAAAAGTTGTGGTCATCGAAGAAACCGAAGAAAATGAATATTTTCATGACAGAAGGATACAGGTCTCTATTTTCATGTCTCCTATCAATGTACATGTGAATCGAAATCCAATCAGCGGTTTGGTAACTTTCTTCAAATATCATCCAGGGAAGTTCTTGGTCGCTTGGCATCCAAAATCATCGACAGACAACGAAAGAACAACTGTCGTAGTAAAAGACAACGCAGGCAGAGAAGTTCTTTTCCGTCAAATTGCTGGCGCATTGGCCCGCCGAATTGTTTGGTATGTAAAAGAAAATGATCAGGTTGTTCAAGGCAACGAGTTCGGCTTTATCAAATTTGGTTCACGTGTGGATCTATTCTTGCCTTTAGGAACAGAGATCAATGTGAATATTGGCGATAAAGTTACCGGAGCTAAAACCGTTATCGGAAAATTTTAA
- a CDS encoding DUF47 domain-containing protein codes for MSLNSIFQYFVPKDKKFFPLFEQAGNNLIEMSQLLKDIVNSNNPEKKKEFTRKMEDLEHKGDNITHQIHLELGKNFITPFDREDIHSLASSLDDVADFIHGAANRMDLYKVEKATEPMIEIADLLVEATEHVSKAIHELRDLKNIRNITDSCVRINSVENKADYIFDKAVADLFEFEKDAISLIKHKEVLSAMEDATDKCEDVANVLESILVKNA; via the coding sequence ATGTCTTTAAATAGCATTTTTCAATACTTCGTTCCAAAGGACAAAAAATTCTTCCCTTTGTTTGAACAAGCCGGCAACAATTTGATCGAAATGTCTCAATTGTTAAAAGATATTGTTAACTCAAACAATCCAGAAAAGAAGAAAGAGTTCACACGTAAGATGGAAGACTTGGAGCACAAAGGCGACAACATCACACATCAAATTCACTTGGAGCTAGGTAAAAATTTCATTACACCTTTTGACCGCGAAGATATACACTCCTTAGCAAGTTCTTTGGACGATGTAGCCGATTTTATCCACGGTGCGGCTAATAGAATGGACTTATACAAGGTAGAAAAAGCAACAGAACCAATGATAGAAATCGCGGATCTACTGGTGGAAGCTACTGAACATGTTTCAAAAGCAATCCACGAACTTCGGGATTTAAAAAACATTCGCAATATCACAGATTCTTGTGTGCGTATCAATAGTGTAGAAAATAAAGCAGACTATATTTTTGATAAGGCAGTAGCCGATCTTTTTGAATTTGAAAAAGACGCTATTTCATTGATCAAACACAAAGAAGTGTTATCCGCAATGGAAGATGCAACAGACAAATGCGAGGATGTTGCTAATGTATTAGAAAGTATTCTAGTTAAAAACGCATAA
- a CDS encoding ATP-binding protein has translation MNFRQLLLANSAGVGIAISTISFYYKHDLQTALIIFFVALVICFLLFNYLFEKYIYRRLNTMYKLIHNLKLGKDLKDAIGEHVSEDPITDAENDVKAWAKDKKNEIEQLKSQEKFRREFLSNISHEFKTPLFATQGYIETLQDGLMEEDMEMAKNFLDKAARNLDRLNYLIQDLDEISKLESGKMVLNIEKFDIVDLIKDTSYSLEDKAKHHNIKIEFKPKTGTPHWVKADRNKIHQVLYNLIDNSLKYGKVGGTTKIKIFPLFEQVLIEITDDGYGIEEKNLSRVFERFFRTDKSRSRDIGGSGLGLAIVKHIVEAHQQNVNVRSTEGIGTTFGFTLQKVQVGD, from the coding sequence ATGAATTTCAGACAATTATTATTGGCAAACTCTGCTGGAGTTGGCATTGCAATATCCACTATCAGCTTTTATTATAAACATGATCTCCAGACTGCACTGATTATATTTTTTGTTGCACTGGTTATCTGTTTTCTTCTATTCAACTATTTATTCGAGAAATACATCTACCGTCGTCTTAATACCATGTATAAGTTGATTCATAACCTCAAACTTGGCAAAGATCTAAAAGATGCGATTGGTGAACATGTCAGTGAAGATCCCATTACAGATGCAGAAAATGACGTAAAGGCCTGGGCAAAAGATAAAAAAAATGAAATTGAACAATTGAAATCGCAGGAAAAATTTAGGCGTGAATTCCTTTCCAATATATCCCATGAGTTCAAAACGCCCCTCTTCGCTACACAAGGATACATCGAGACATTACAAGATGGGCTGATGGAAGAAGACATGGAAATGGCAAAGAATTTCTTAGATAAAGCTGCTCGAAACCTTGACAGATTGAATTATCTAATTCAAGATTTAGATGAAATATCCAAACTGGAATCAGGTAAAATGGTATTGAATATTGAAAAATTTGACATTGTAGATCTTATCAAAGACACCTCATATTCATTGGAAGACAAAGCCAAACATCATAATATTAAGATCGAGTTCAAACCTAAAACCGGCACACCACATTGGGTTAAAGCCGATCGCAATAAAATACATCAGGTATTGTATAATCTTATCGATAACTCACTCAAATACGGAAAAGTGGGCGGGACAACGAAAATCAAGATTTTCCCGCTTTTTGAGCAAGTACTCATAGAAATCACGGATGACGGTTATGGTATCGAAGAAAAAAATCTGAGCCGGGTATTCGAGCGATTCTTCCGCACAGATAAAAGTCGCTCAAGAGATATTGGCGGATCGGGCTTAGGTCTTGCGATTGTCAAACATATTGTTGAAGCGCATCAACAGAATGTTAATGTCCGTAGTACAGAGGGCATTGGAACCACTTTTGGCTTTACTTTGCAAAAAGTTCAGGTCGGAGATTAA
- a CDS encoding inorganic phosphate transporter, which produces MMSTLLVVVIVLAIAFDYINGFHDAANSIATVVSTKVLTPAMAVLWAAIFNFAAYFYFTDHKVANTIAKTVLEEYITLEVIFAGLLAAIGWNLFTWYYGVPSSSSHTLIGGFAGSGMAYAFILGADPIHAINIDATLKIIAFIVFAPIIGMTISIIITLIVINLAKNSRPSVAEKWFKVLQLVSSAALSFAHGGNDAQKVMGIILVAMVAGGYMQNTEHMPEWIPLTCYAAIAAGTMSGGWKIVKTMGTKITKVTPLEGVCAESAGAVTLGITEHFGIPASTTHTITGAIIGVGVVKRVSAVRWGVTISLLWAWVLTIPVSALLGGLSLVIVHYLL; this is translated from the coding sequence ATGATGTCAACATTACTCGTTGTTGTGATTGTCTTAGCAATTGCATTTGACTACATCAATGGATTCCATGATGCAGCCAACTCTATTGCGACAGTTGTATCAACAAAAGTTCTAACACCAGCAATGGCTGTATTATGGGCTGCCATATTCAACTTTGCTGCTTATTTCTACTTTACAGATCACAAAGTAGCCAACACCATTGCCAAAACGGTATTGGAAGAATATATTACCTTAGAGGTTATCTTTGCGGGCTTGCTCGCAGCAATTGGCTGGAACTTATTCACTTGGTACTATGGAGTACCATCAAGTTCCTCACACACCTTGATTGGAGGCTTTGCCGGATCAGGAATGGCTTATGCCTTTATTCTTGGTGCAGATCCTATACACGCAATCAATATCGATGCAACATTAAAAATTATTGCTTTCATCGTGTTTGCACCGATCATCGGTATGACCATATCTATTATCATTACACTCATTGTAATCAATTTAGCCAAAAACTCACGGCCTAGTGTTGCTGAAAAATGGTTTAAAGTACTGCAATTAGTTTCATCTGCAGCCTTGAGTTTTGCGCATGGTGGTAATGATGCACAAAAAGTAATGGGTATTATCCTTGTAGCTATGGTAGCTGGTGGCTACATGCAAAATACCGAACATATGCCCGAATGGATTCCCTTAACGTGTTACGCAGCTATTGCAGCTGGAACAATGAGTGGAGGCTGGAAAATTGTTAAGACAATGGGTACTAAAATTACGAAAGTGACACCATTAGAAGGAGTTTGTGCGGAATCTGCAGGAGCGGTAACATTAGGTATAACTGAGCATTTCGGAATCCCAGCTTCAACAACACATACCATTACAGGAGCCATTATTGGTGTCGGAGTTGTTAAGCGTGTTTCAGCAGTGCGCTGGGGGGTAACGATTAGTTTATTATGGGCTTGGGTCTTGACAATTCCAGTATCGGCTCTGCTTGGAGGACTCTCTTTAGTCATTGTACATTATTTACTTTAG